A genomic segment from Desulfallas thermosapovorans DSM 6562 encodes:
- the cooS gene encoding anaerobic carbon-monoxide dehydrogenase catalytic subunit — protein MKMCDSADVKLIDFMRSKAGVETSFHRVPDQAIKCGFGMQGVCCRLCSNGPCRITPQSPRGVCGAGADTIVARNFLRAVAAGAACYLHIVENSATNLKAVGQGSAGLTIREPELLNELAGLMGVEETDPAGQAVAVANLVLEDLNRPRGQEMTQVSNLAYEPRLKRWKELGIIPGGAKSEVFDAIVKTSTNLSSDPVDMLLHALKLGIATGLYGLTLTNYLNDIMLGAPEIRTARVGFSVVDPGYINIMVTGHQHSLIGILQDRLAAPGAVAMAEQAGARGFKIVGCTCVGQDMQLRGAHCAGVFAGHAGNNFTSEALLATGGIDLLVSEFNCTVPGLEPLCEQFMVGQLCLDDVAKKANAEYTGFDIQAGDELAQKIMQAAVASYNNRRGKVQVDIPVHGYDDALTGVSEKSLQRFLGGTFKPLIDLIAGGTIKGVAAVVGCSNLTAKGHDVFTVELTKELIKRDIIVLSAGCTSGGLENCGLMSPAAAELAGPGLKAVCQKLGIPPVLNFGPCLAIGRLEIVATELARALKIDIPQLPLVLSAPQWLEEQALADGAFGLALGLPLHLAIPPFVTGSKLVSRVLTEDMEQLTGGRVILEGEIVPAAEKLAEIIEQKRKALGL, from the coding sequence ATGAAAATGTGTGATTCAGCGGACGTTAAGCTAATTGACTTTATGCGCAGCAAGGCCGGTGTGGAAACTTCTTTTCACCGCGTACCCGACCAGGCGATCAAATGCGGGTTTGGCATGCAGGGGGTATGCTGCCGGTTGTGTTCCAACGGCCCCTGCCGCATAACTCCGCAAAGTCCCAGAGGGGTTTGCGGGGCCGGTGCCGATACCATTGTAGCCCGCAACTTCCTGCGGGCGGTGGCTGCCGGGGCGGCCTGTTACCTGCATATAGTGGAAAATTCCGCCACCAACCTCAAAGCAGTGGGCCAGGGAAGCGCCGGATTAACCATTAGGGAACCCGAACTGCTCAATGAACTGGCCGGATTGATGGGGGTTGAGGAAACAGACCCGGCCGGTCAGGCTGTGGCGGTGGCCAACCTGGTGTTGGAGGACCTCAACCGGCCCAGAGGTCAGGAGATGACCCAGGTTAGTAATCTGGCCTATGAGCCCAGGCTGAAGCGCTGGAAAGAGCTGGGCATCATTCCCGGGGGCGCCAAGTCCGAAGTTTTCGACGCCATCGTCAAGACCAGCACCAACCTGTCCAGCGACCCCGTGGATATGCTGCTGCACGCTTTGAAGCTGGGTATTGCCACCGGCTTATACGGACTTACCTTAACTAACTACCTGAACGATATTATGCTGGGCGCACCGGAAATCAGGACCGCCAGAGTGGGTTTTTCCGTGGTGGACCCCGGTTACATCAATATCATGGTCACCGGCCACCAGCACTCCTTGATTGGAATTTTGCAGGACCGCCTGGCCGCTCCCGGTGCCGTGGCCATGGCCGAGCAGGCCGGAGCCAGGGGATTTAAAATTGTCGGCTGCACCTGCGTGGGCCAGGATATGCAATTGCGGGGGGCGCACTGCGCCGGTGTTTTCGCCGGTCACGCCGGTAACAATTTCACCAGCGAGGCGCTGCTGGCCACAGGTGGTATTGATCTGCTGGTCTCCGAGTTCAATTGTACCGTGCCCGGGCTGGAACCGCTCTGCGAACAGTTTATGGTGGGGCAGTTGTGCCTGGATGACGTGGCTAAAAAGGCCAACGCCGAATATACCGGGTTTGATATACAGGCGGGTGATGAACTGGCCCAAAAAATCATGCAGGCCGCCGTGGCCAGCTATAATAACCGGCGGGGTAAGGTGCAGGTGGATATACCGGTCCATGGCTATGATGATGCCCTTACCGGGGTTAGTGAGAAATCGCTGCAAAGATTCCTGGGCGGTACCTTTAAGCCCCTGATCGATTTAATAGCCGGCGGTACCATCAAAGGGGTTGCCGCCGTGGTGGGCTGCTCCAACCTTACCGCCAAGGGACATGATGTATTTACTGTAGAATTGACCAAAGAGCTCATTAAACGGGATATTATCGTCCTTTCGGCAGGCTGCACCAGCGGCGGGCTTGAAAACTGCGGCCTGATGTCACCGGCTGCCGCGGAACTGGCCGGACCGGGATTGAAGGCGGTCTGTCAAAAGCTGGGCATTCCCCCGGTGTTGAATTTCGGACCCTGCCTGGCCATTGGCCGCCTGGAAATAGTGGCCACCGAACTGGCCCGGGCGTTAAAAATTGACATTCCCCAGTTACCCCTGGTGCTGTCCGCACCCCAGTGGTTGGAGGAGCAGGCCCTGGCCGATGGAGCCTTCGGGCTGGCCCTGGGGTTACCCCTGCACCTGGCCATACCGCCCTTTGTCACCGGCAGTAAACTGGTGAGCCGCGTGCTCACTGAAGATATGGAGCAGCTCACCGGAGGCAGGGTAATCCTGGAGGGAGAAATTGTACCGGCGGCCGAGAAACTGGCGGAAATCATTGAGCAAAAAAGAAAAGCCCTGGGTTTATAG
- a CDS encoding RrF2 family transcriptional regulator → MRLNQATDYAFRAVLYLSGLPKGQVIEARVIAESEKIPMRFMLKILRLLTQAGIVESYRGVGGGYALAKMPREITLKDVVEAVEGPVRINRCLIAPEECNKRNTAKCAVHKALYSIQQTINRELEQYNFETLSRQNNH, encoded by the coding sequence ATGAGGCTAAATCAGGCAACAGATTATGCTTTCCGGGCGGTTTTATATTTGTCCGGCTTGCCCAAAGGACAGGTAATAGAGGCCAGGGTTATAGCCGAAAGCGAGAAAATTCCCATGCGGTTCATGCTCAAGATACTCCGCCTGTTGACCCAGGCCGGGATTGTTGAATCCTACCGGGGAGTTGGCGGGGGCTACGCGCTGGCCAAAATGCCCCGGGAAATCACCCTGAAGGATGTTGTGGAGGCGGTGGAGGGACCGGTGCGTATCAACAGGTGTTTGATTGCCCCCGAGGAGTGTAATAAGCGCAACACCGCCAAATGCGCTGTACATAAAGCCCTTTATTCAATTCAACAGACCATCAACCGGGAGCTGGAGCAATATAACTTCGAAACGCTAAGCAGACAAAACAATCACTAA